CGCCTCCGAGCTGACCGCGCTGCGCCAGCAGCACGTCACCGAGCTGGAGGAGCTGCGCGAGCGGCACGCCGAGGAACTCGGCGCGAACGAGGAGCGGTACGCCGCCCTCGGGGAGCGGGAGAAGGATCGGTACGAGGCGCTCGCCGCGCGGCACGAGCAGTTGCTGACCCTGCTCGGGCAGTCGCTGCGCGGGCCGCTGGAGGAGCTGCGGCGTGAGCTGGCCGCGCTGGCAGCGGACGACGCCGGGCAGCTGTGGCCCGAGGCCAACCAGGTGCTGCACCACCTGTCCGCCGGGTATTCGCGCATCACTACGCTCATCGACAACGTCCTCGGCTACCAGCGGCTCGACTCGGGCAGCGAGGGCATCTCCCGTACGAAGGTGATGCTGGACGCCGTCGTCGCCGCCGGTGTCGACGGGGCCGTCGAGCTCATCGGGCCCGGGCGGGTGCAGTTCGCCGTGCACGCGCCGCCCATCGAGGCCGAGGTCGATCCCCGGCTGCTCGCGACCGCTCTCGCGCATCTGGTCGCGGACGTGGCGGGGGTCGACGCGACCGGCAACACGCCCGTGTCGGCGGGCGGCTACATGGACAACACCGTCGTGGTGGCGGCGGCCCAGCGCGGCGAGGTCGTACGCATCGAGGTGCGCGGGCCCTACGCCGGCGGTGACACCGTGCACGAGCCCATCGTCCGCGGGATCGTCCGGGCCCACGGTGGCGTGCTCCAGACGCATGAAGTGCCGGGGATGAGCGGTAACGCCTACGTCCTCGAAGTGCCGATCGGGGGCGGGGCCGGGGCGGTTGCCGCGGATGCCGCCGCCCAGGCCGCCCAAGCGGTCGACGAGGGGATGCCCGCTGCCTCCGGTGATCAGACGTCCGGTGGGCAGACCTTCGGTGGAGGACGGCGCCGGGCGCGGCGGTCCAACACCGATGCGTTCCTGGACGGTGACGTTCCGGCTGAGGGCGACGGGGCCGGTGGGTCCGGTGCCGAGGGGGCCGCGCCCACCGGGCGGCGCAGGAGGCGGGCCGCCGGGGAACCGGCTGCCCTTCCCGCGCAGGCTTCCGGTGAGGGTGCGGCCGCGTCGGGCGGTACCGGGCGGCGGCGGCGTGCGGCCGAGAACGCCGGTGCGGCTCCGGCCCTGCCCGTCGGGGGCGCCGTCCAGGGCGTCGCCGAAGGGGCCGTCGTCACGGCCGCCGAGCATGCGGCGGGGACCGCCGCATCGGGTACGGGACTGGGCGGGACCGTTCCGCCGCAGGGCGTGCCCGCGCCCTCCGGACGGCGGGCCCGGCGTGAGGTCCAGCCCGGCGAGCAGCACGCGCTGCCGCCGGCACTGCCCGCGCCGTCCGGCGAGGCCGCCGCGGCTTCCGCCGACGCGGCCCAGGGTCAGGCCCAGGCTTCGCAGCCGACCGGGCGTCGGCGGCGTGCGCTGGCTGCCGCCGCCGAGCGGGCGGCCGCGCAGGAGGCGGCGGGGCCGCGTGCGGTGTTCGCCTTGCCGCCGGCCGAGGCGGATCAGCCCCCGGCCGGACCGGCCGGCGCCGCCGACCAGGGGCAGCAGGTCGCGCCAGGTGGTGTGCCCGGTCAGGGACAGGGGGCCGGTCAGGGACAGGGGGCCGGTCAGGTACAGGGGGCCGGTCATGGCCAGGTGCCGGGACAGGGACAGGGAGCCGTGGCGGTTCCCGGTTCCGCTGCCGCCGGTGACGGGCGGGCCGAGGAAGGGCGGCACGACGCCGTCCCGCACGACCAGTCCGCCGATCACACCCCGCCCCAGCCGCATCCGACGAGTGCGCCGACCGGGCGTCGGCGGCGGGCCGTTGCGGCTCAGCCGGCCGACGGGGCCGGAGCGCAGGCGCCCGGTACGGCGGGTGCTGTGGCTGGTGCGCCTGGGCAGGGGGCGGGTCAGCAGGCTGGTTCCGTGCCCGCCGGGACCGAGCAGGGGGTTCCCGCACAGCAGGACGTCACCGGTCAGGTTCCGGTGGGGCAGGCCGGTCCGGGGCAAGGCACCCCGGATCAGGGTGTGCCCGTCCAGGCCGGGGTGGCTGCCGGACAGGTCGCGCCCGGTACGGCTGTACCGCCGCAGGGCGTGGCGGTTCCGGCGCAGGGGAACGCAGCTCACGCGCAGGGCAACGCCGTGCACCCGCAGGGCAACGCCGTTCCTCCCCAGGGGAACGTCCCGCACGCGAGCGTCCCCCAGGCGCAGGGCACCGCAGTCCCGCCTCAGGGCGTCGCCGTACCCCCGCAAGGGGTCGGCGTACCCCCGCAGGGCGTGTCCGTCCCCGCCCCGGGCGGTCTCGGGCACAGCGTGCAGGCGGCCCTCCCGGGCCAGGCGCTTCAACCCGCGTCCCTGAACCAGCCCCACGGCGCGCAGCCCCTGCCGCAGCAGGGCGTCGTCACACCGGAGCAGCAGCCCTCCGCCAGTCAGCCGCTCCCCGCCGAGTCCGCCCCCGGGCAGGGCACCCCGGCCCAGGGAACCCCCGCCCCGGGCACCCCACCCCAGGGCACCGCCACCCCCGGAACCCCATCCCCGGTCCCGGCCCCGGCCCAAGGCACCTCCGCCCCCCAGCCACAGACCTGGCCCGCCGCCGACCACACCTCTGGGGCCGGTGTCGCCGTACCTCCGAACGGCGGGGCACAGTCCGCAGCTCCCAACGGCGCCGCGCACCCCGCACCACCCAACGGCGCCGCCGCACACCCCGCCTTCCCCCCGAACGGCACCCCCGCGGCCCAGGCCCCGCAGCCCCACACCCCGGCGCCGGGCACCCCGATGCCCCCGGAGGGCGCAACGCGGGCGGCTCAGCCGTTGCCCGCGGAGGCGGCCGCGCCCGTCGACCCGAACTCCACGCAGGGGCGGGCGATCAGCGTGCGGACGCTGGGCCAAGGCGTGCCGTTCAACCGGCAGGCGGCCCACGTGCAGCAGCCGTCGGGCGGGCCCGCCGCGCGTCCCTCGGCCGCTTCGGCCCCGCAGGCGCCGGGCGCGCCCGCGCCCCAGCCCTCGGCGACGCCGCCCCCGCACCAGTCGGGCGGATCGGGCCGGCGCCGCAAGCTCGGCACACCGCCCGACCCGGCCGCGCGGACGGAACAGGCCGGTCGGAGTGATCAGACCTCCCGCCAGGAAACGGCGCCGCGCCCGGAGCAGGCCGCGCGCCCGCATCCGACGGCCGAGCCGACGCCCGCGCAGGGCACCGCACCGGTCACCGCGCCCGTCCCGGCGCAGCCGTCCCTCGCTGGTCAGTCGCGGCTCGCGCAGATGACCGAGGGCGGTGGACGGTCGTACGCGATAGGCGCGCCGGACGAGAACGCCGCCGAGGGTCCGGAGCCGCTGGACGGGCCCGGCGGCGCCGTCGAGGTGGCCGATCCGCCGGTGCCGCAGCCGATGGACGACGAGCTGCCGCCGGAGCCGCTGGACAACCCGCGGCGGCTGCTGGTGTGGCCCGCGCCGGACGTCAGCACATCGCAGGCGCTGAGCGACCGCGGTTACCGGCCCGTGATCGTGAACTCGCGCGAGGAGGTCGACGCGCAGATCGCGGCCTTCCCCGCCGCGCTGTTCGTCGACCCGCTGACCGGGCCGATCACGCGTACGGCGTTGCAGTCGCTGCGGCAGGCCGCAGTCGCCGCCGAGGTGCCCGTCCTGGTCACGGCCGGACTCGGGCAGGCCTCGCGGGACGCGGCCTACGGTGCCGATCCCGCCGTCCTGCTGAAGGCGCTGGCGCCGCGCGACAGTGAGCAGCACCCGCCACGCGTACTGCTGATCGAGGAGCACGCGGAGATCGCGCTGGCGCTGACGGCGACGCTGGAGCGGCGCGGGATGCAGGTCGCGCGGGCGGCGAGTGACGGCGATGCGGTGACGCTGGCGGGGCAGTTCCGGCCGAACCTGGTCGTGATGGACCTGATGCAGGTGCACCGGCGGCAGGCCGGGATCGTGGACTGGCTGCGTGCGAACGGGCAGCTCAACCGCACCCCGCTCGTCGTCTACACGGCCGCCGTCGACCAGGCCGACCTGCCGCGGCTGGCCTCCGGAGAAACGGTGCTCTTCCTCGCGGAGCGGTCCACCAGCGGCGAGGTGCAGTCCCGGATCGTCGAGCTGCTGTCCCGGATCGGGACCAACTAGGGACGACACCCCCTAGGGGCCTGTCCGAGCGCGCTATCGGGCCGAGAGGCGGCGGGCCGCCTCCTTGACCGAGGTGCGCAGGCGGTCCTGGTCGGGGTCCTCGCCGCCGACCAGGATGCGCCGCATCTGCGGCACGACCGCGGTCCAGTTGGCCAGTGCGGTCAGCAGGAACAGCAGGTCGGCCGCCGGGATCGCGTCGGTGACGACACCGCGGTCCTGGCCGTCCTGGAGGGCGGCGACCTTGCGGGCGTAGTGCTCCTGGCGGTGGGACTCGTGGGGCAGTTCGGTGTTGCCGTACTCCAGGCCTTCCCAGAAGAGCAGGCGCAGCAGCTCCGGGTGGGCGGCGTGGTAGTCCATCAGGCGGTCGATCCAGCCCTCGATGTCGTCCGGGTCGATGGGGACCGCCTCGGCGAGGTGGAGCATCTTCCTTTCGAGGACGATCGCGAACAGCTCCGCCTTGTTGCCGAAGTAGGCGTAGATCAACTGCTTGTTGGCCTTCGCCTCGGCGGCGATGCGGTCGATGCGGGCGCCGGCGATGCCGTGCCGGGCGAACTCGGCGACCGCCGCCTCGAAGATCCGGGCCTTGGTGGCCTCGGGGTCCCTTGCTGCTGCCATGGGAGAGAGGGTAACGCTCCAGGTAACCAACTGTTTGGTTGACAGGGAATCGAAGGGCCGCCCACACTGTTGCCTCATTGTCCAACCAACCAGTTAGTTGTTAGAGCCGACTCCAAGGAGTCCTCCTCCATGCCGTCAGCGACCACAACCACGACCACGTCCCGCCGGACCGGCACGGCCCCCGTGCGGCAGGCGCGTACGCCCTCCCCCGGCCTCTTCCTCACCCTGATCGCCGTGTGCAGCGCGGTCACCGCCGCCAACATCTACCTCGCCGCGCCGCTGCTCTCGCTCATGGCCCGCGACTTCGCCTCGGCGCCCTCGGCCGTCGCCTGGATCGCCTCGGTCGCACAGCTCGGCTACGCGGTCGGCCTGCTGTTCTTCGCCCCGCTCGGCGACAGCGCGAACCGGCGCCGGCTGGTCGGCGGGCTCACGCTCGTCACCGCCGTCGCACTGGCCGCCAGCGCCGCCGCCCCGGGTGTCACCGCCCTCGCGGTCGCCGTGTTCGTCGCCTCGGCCGCGACCGTCATCCCGCAACTGCTCGTCCCGCTGGTCGCCGAACGCGCCCCGGCCGAGCGGCGGGCCCGTCACGTCGCGGCCGTCGTCGCGGGCCTGTTCACCGGCATCGTCGCGGCCCGGGTGCTGGGCGGACTGGCCGGGCAGGCCTTCGGCTGGCGCTGGGTGTTCGCCGGCGCTGCCGTGCTCACCCTCGTCCTGGGACTCGCGACCGCTCTCGTCCTGCCGTCGCAGCGGCGGCGGGAAGGCCCGCTGTTCGCCGGACTCGCCGCGCTGCCCTCCGTGCTGCGCCACTCGTCCGACCTGTGGCGCGCCTGCCTGCGGCAGGCCGGGATGTTCGGGGCGTGGAGCGCGCTGTGGACCTCGCTCGCCCTGCTGCTGACCGGGCCGGCGTACGGGCTGTCCACCGCGACGGCCGGGCTGTTCGGGCTGTTCGGGCTGACGGCGACCGCGGTGGCACCGCTGGCCGGCGGGCTCGTGGACCGGTTCGGCGCGGAGCGTGTCGTGCGGTCCGCGTATCTGCTCGCCGCCGTGTCCGTGCCGCTGTTCTGGCTGGGCGGGCAGGTGCTGGGGGCGCTGTTCGCCGCCGCCGTGCTGATCCACGCGGCGCTCGTCGCCTCGCACGTCGCCAACCAGACCCTCGCCCTGACCGCCACGTCCGCCCCGGCCACCGCCAACACCGCCTATGTGGTCGCCGGTTTCGCGGGCGGTGCCGGCGCCTCGGCCCTCGCCGGGTTCGCCTTCAGCCACTTCGGCTGGGGTGGGGTGTGCGGCGTGGCGGGGCTCTGGCTGGTGCTGGGGTGGGGGCTGACCGCCGTACGGCGGTGACGGCGGTGACGGCGGTCAGGCCTTGCGTGCCCGGGAGTCAGGCACGCGTGTCATGCGCGTCAGCGGGTCAGAGCCGCGTCACGTCCAGCTCCCCCTCCGCGTACTGCCTGCGCAGCACCTTCTTGTCGAACTTGCCGACGCTCGTCTTCGGCACCGCCTCGATGACCGTCCAGCGCTCCGGGAGCTGCCACTTGGCGATCTTGCCCTCGTCGGCGAGGAAGGCGCGCAGGGTCTCGAAGGTGGCGGTGGCGCCTTCCTTGAGGACGACCGTGGCCAGGGGGCGCTCGCCCCACTTGTCGTCGGGGACGGCGACGACGGCCGCCTCGGCCACCTCGGGGTGGGACATGAGGGCGTTCTCCAGCTCCACCGAGGAGATCCACTCGCCGCCGGACTTGATGACGTCCTTGGCACGGTCGGTGAGGGTGAGGTAGCCGTCGGGGGAGATCGTCCCCACGTCACCCGTCTTGAGCCAGCCGTCCTCGCTGAACTTGTCGGCGGGCCGGAGGGGGTCGGCGTCCGGGCCGTTGTAGTAGGCGCCGGCGATCCACGGGCCGCGTACCTCCAGCTCGCCGGCCGACTCACCGTCCCAGGGGAGGCGTTCGCCGCCCGGGCCGGTCAGCCGGGCCTCGACGCCTGCCGGGAAACGGCCCTGGGTGAGGCGGTAGGCGAACTCCTCCTCCGTGCCGACCGCACCGGCCGGGGGACGGGCGATCGTGCCGAGCGGGGACGTCTCCGTCATGCCCCAGGCGTGGCAGACCCGCATGCCCAGCTTGTCGAAGGCCTCCATGAGGGACGGCGGACAGGCCGAGCCGCCGATGGTGACCTGGGTGAGGGAGGAGACGTCGCGGGGGTGCGCGGTCAGCTCGGCGAGCAGGCCCTGCCAGATGGTCGGGACGGCGGCGGCATGGGTCGGCTTCTCGCTCTCGATCATCGCGGCGAGCGGCGCCGGCTGGAGGAAGCGGTCCGGCATCAGCAGGTTCACGCCGGTCATGAAGGTCGCGTGCGGCAGCCCCCACGCGTTCACGTGGAACTGCGGCACCACGACCAGCGAGGTGTCCTCGTCGGTCAGGCCCATCGACTGGGCCATGTTGACCTGCATGGAGTGCAGATAGATGGAGCGGTGGCTGTAGACCACGCCCTTGGGGTCGCCGGTGGTGCCGGAGGTGTAGCACATGGAGGCGGCCTGGCCTTCGTCCAGCTCGGGCCAGTCGTACGACGTCGGCTTCCCGGCGATCAGGTCGTCGAACTCGTGGACCCGCGCGGTCGCGTCCGCGAGCAGGGAGCGGTCCCCAGGGCCGGAGACGACCACGTGCTCGACCGTCTTCAGGTGCGGGAGCAGCGGGGCGAGCAGGGGGAGCAGCGAGCCGTTGGCGATGATCACGCGGTCGGCCGCGTGGTTGACGATCCAGGCCAGCTGCTCGGGCGGGAGCCGGAGGTTCAGGGTGTGGAGGACCGCGCCCATGGAGGGGATCGCGAAGTAGGCCTCCACGTGCTCCGCGTTGTTCCACATCAGGGTGGCGACCCGGTCGTCGTCGGCGACGCCGAGGTCCTCGCGCAGGGCGTGTGCGAGCTGGGCCGCGCGGGCGCCGATCTCGGCGAAGGAGCGACGGTGCGGCTCGTCCTCACCGGTCCAGGTGGTCACCTGTGATGTCCCGTGGATCGTCGACCCATGGGTCAGGATCCTCGAGATCAGCAGCGGTACGTCCTGCATGGTGCTCAGCACGGCGTCCTCCCGGGGCGGCATTGCCTGCGCGGTGGTAAGAGTTGCGCTGATTCTGCGCACATACCGCGCGGTATGTCACTAGGACCGGGCGATCGATCACGCCACGGCTGCCGACGGAACCGCTCACCGGCTGCCGACACATCCGCTCAACTACGGACAAGCCCCAGCTCAGCGTCCTCGCGGAGCTTGCCGAGCGCGCGGGAGACAGCCGACTTCACCGTGCCCACCGAGACGCCGAGCACCTCGGCCGTCTGGACCTCGCTGAGGTCCTCGTAGTACCTGAGGACCACCATCGCCCGCTGCCGGGCCGGCAGCCGCATGATCGCCCGCCACATCGCGTCGCGCAGCGCCTGCTGCTCGGCCGGGTCGTCGCCGCCGGGCACCGGCTCCGGCTCGGGCAGCTCGTCGCAGGCGAACTCGTCGACCTTGCGCTTGCGCCACTGCGACGTCCGCGTGTTCAGCAGCGCCCGTCGCACATAGCCGTCGAGGGCGCGGTGGTCCTCGATACGCTCCCAGGCGACGTACGTCTTGGCGAGCGCGGTCTGCAACAGGTCCTCGGCGTCGCTCGGGTTGCCGGTGAGCGAGCGGGCGGTACGCAGCAGCACCGGCTGGCGGGCCCTGACGTACGACGAGAACGACGGGTACGGAAGGGTCTGCGCCGCTGGTGCAGCGGCCTTCGACGCGCTGGTGCAGACGAGTGTGGTCATGGCTCAACGCTATGAGCGGGGCCGCCTCCAGCGGATCGGCCGCAGGTCCCGAAGCGGGGTCCCCCTCAGGTTGTAGGGGTAGGGCTTGCTGCACCTCCTGTAGGTGGAGCGAAGGACCCGGGGTACTGCGGGTTCACCCCTGAGAGTCGGCGGTCAGGACGAGCCCCGACGTAGGCACGCCCGTCCCCGCCGTCACCAGGACCCGCTCCGCACCCGGTATCGGGTTCACCGCCGTCCCCCTGATCTGCCGGACGGCCTCCGCCACCCCGTTCATCCCGTGCAGGTACGCCTCCCCGAGCTGCCCGCCGTGCGTGTTGAGCGGCACGCGTTCCTCGGCCACGAAGTCCGGTGCCTCGCCGGGGCCGCAGAAGCCGAACTCCTCCAGCTGCATCAGCACGAACGGTGTGAAGTGGTCGTAGAGGATGCCCACGTCGATGTCGGCCGGCGCGAGCCCCGAGGTCCGCCACAGCTGCCGGGCCACCACCGCCGTCTCGGGCAGGCCGGTCAGGTCGTCGCGGTAGAAGCTGGTCATCTGCTCCTGCGCGCGTCCCGCGCCCTGGGCGGCCGCCGCGATCACGGCCGGCGGGTGCGGCAGGTCGCGGGCCCGTTCCACGGAGGTGACGACGAGTGCCTGTCCGCCGTCCGTCTCCTGGCAGCAGTCCAGCAGCCTCAGCGGCTCGGCGATCCAGCGGGACGCGGCGTGGTCGGCCAGGGTGATGGGCCGGCCGTGGAAGTAGGCCGCCGGGTTGGTCGCCGCGTACCTGCGGTCGACGACGGCCACGTGCCCGAAGGCCTCCGGTGTCAGGCCGTAGGTGTGGAGGTAGCGCTGGGCCGCCATCGCCACCCACGACGCAGGGGTGAGCAGGCCGAACGGCAGCGCCCAGCCGAGCGCCGCGCCCTCCGCCGACGGCTCCCGGTGCCGTACCCCGGAGCCGAAGCGGCGGCCCGAGCGCTCGTTGAAGGCCCGGTAGCAGACGACCACGTCCGCCACGCCCGCGGCGATCGCCAGGGCCGCCTGCTGGACGGTGGCGCAGGCCGCGCCGCCGCCGTAGTGGATCCGGGAGAAGAAGGAGAGCTCGCCGATGCCCGCCGCCTGGGCCACGGTGATCTCGGGGCTGGTGTCCATGGTGAACGTGACCATCCCGTCCACGTCCGCCGGGGTGAGACCCGCGTCCGCCAGGGCCGCGTGCACCGCTTCGACGGCCAGGCGCAGTTCACTGCGGCCCGAGTCCTTGGAGAACTCGGTGGCCCCGATGCCGGCGACGGCGGCGCGCCCGCCGAGTCCGTCCCGCCCTCTGAGGCTCATCCCGGAACCCTCACCGTCACCGTGCCCATGACGTGCTCGCCGATGCCGTTCGCGCCGACGACCCGGACCGTCACCAGGTCCCCGTCGGCCTCCTCGACCGTGCCCGTCAGCACCATCGTGTCCCCGGGGTGGTTGGGCGCGCCGAGCCGGATCGCCACCCGGCGCAGCTCCGCCCGGGGCCCGAAGTGGTCGGTGATGTACCGGCCGACCAGGCCGTTGGTCGTCAGGATGTTCATGAAGATGTCGGGGGAGCCCTTCCGCCGGGCCGGCTCCGGGTCGTGGTGCACGTCCTGGTAGTCCCGGGAGGCGATCGCCCCGGCGACGATCAGGGTGCGGGTGATCGGGATCTCCAGGGGCGGGAGGCGGTCGCCGGCGTTCACCGCGTCACCCCCTGGAAGACGGGCAGCACCAGTTCGTCGTCGTACCGCCGGAATTCCAGCCGCACCGGCATGCCGATCCGCACCTTGTCGTACGGCACCCCCACCACGTTGCTGATGATCCGCACGCCCTCCGCGAGCTCGATCAGCCCGACCGCGTAAGGACCCGCCGCGGCGGCGGCATGATCGGATGCGGTGAAGGCCGGGAACGGCGGGTGGTGCATGACGACGTACGAGTAGACCGTGCCCTCGCCGCTCGCCTCGACGGTGTCCCACTCCAGACAGCCGCAGCTGTTGCAGCCCGGCAGCCAGGGGAAACGCAGGGTGCCGCAGCCGGTGCAGCGCTGGATCAGCAGCTCGTGGCGCGCCACGCCCTCCCAGAAGCCGGCGTTGTCGCGGTTGACGACGGGGCGCGGCCGACGCTCCTTCGGAGCGCTCAAGGCTTTCGGTCGGCGTGCGGGGGCGTATTTGAGGATGCGGAAGCGGTGGGTGCCGGCAAGTTCGCCGCCCGCCCGGACATCCGTGCGGGTGGTGACGAAGTAGCCCGTCCCGAGCTTCGTGGTCTTGCGGCCGGACACCGACTCGATCACCGAGTCGAAGGTGATCTCGTCCCCGGGGCGCAGGGGGCGGAGGTACTCCTGCTCGCAGTCGGTGGCGACGACCGCGTCGTGGCCCGACTCGTCCAGCAGGCCGAGGAGTTCTTCGTACGCCGCCGTGCGTTCCGGGCGGCGGGAGAGACCGGCCATGGTCCACGCCTGGAGCATGGTGGGGGGAGCGATGGCGTCCGGGCCGGTGTACGCCGGGTTGGTGTCGCCCATGGCCTCGCACCAGTGCCTGATCATCGGCTCGTTGACGAGGTCCCGGCCGACCCCGGTGGCGGCGGCCGGGCGGCCCTCGTAGGCCTTCAGGCGCGCCTCGAACTCGTCGTGGACCTCCGGCTCACCAGTCACAGTTTCTGACTGTCCGTCAGATCAAGTGCCTCGTCAAGCCCCGCTGGCGGCGGTGTTGGCGTCGCCCTGGTTGACGGCCGTGGACGCCGAGCCGTTGACCTGGGCGGTGTTGCTGGTTGGAGGCACCCTCGCCGACGGCCCGCTGCTGGGTGGTGGCCGAGTTGCCGAAGTCGTCGCCGCCGACACCGCTGCCAAGGGCCATGTTGTTGTCGCCCTCCGCCCCCGGCGCGTCGCACCCGCTCCCTCTTTCCTTTTTCGAACGTACGTACGAAACTAGGAGCATGGCCACCACCGACCGGCAGGCCACGACGCTGGCCCTCGCACACGCCCTGTCAGCCGCCGAACGCGGACTGGCCGTCATCCCCCTGTCCCGCACCAAGCTCCCCGCGCTGCGCTCCCCGCACCGCGACGACCCCGCCCCCTCCCCCTGCCACGGCGAGTGCGGCCGGCTCGGCCACGGGGTCTACGACGCCTCCAGCGACCCGGCCCGCATCCGCGAACTGTTCGCCGCGGCGCCCTGGGCGACCGGTTACGGCATCGCCTGCGGCCTGCCCCCGCACCATCTGATCGGCATCGACCTGGACGTGAAGACCGGCACGGACTCCTCTGCCGCCCTGCGCGAGCTGGCGCTGCGGCACCTGTTCACCATCCCGCCGACGGTGGTCGTCGTGACCCCGTCCGGCGGCCGTCACCTGTGGCTGAGCGGCCCGGCCGACGTGGTCGTCCCCAACTCGGCGGGCCGCCTCGCCCCCGGCATCGACATCCGGGGCGCCGGCGGCTACCTCGTCGGCCCCGGCTCCCGCACCGGCCAGGGCGTCTACGCCGCGGCCCCGGGAACCGCCCAGCTGGCCCCCGCCCCCTGCCCGCGCTCCCTGCTGCGCCTGCTCCTCCCGCCGCCCCGCGCCCACCACCCCACACCCCCGGCGACCGGCGGCCACGGCCAGGGCCTGGTGCAGTTCGTCCTCGCCGCGCACGAGGGCCAGCGCAACACCCGGCTGTTCTGGGCGGCCTGCCGGGCCTACGAGGACGGCATCGGCCCCGCGCTCGTGGACGCCCTGGTCGAGGCCGCACTCAACACCGGCCTGTCCGAGCGCGAGGCCCGGGCGACGATCGCGTCGGCGGCACGGATGACGGGGCACCGGCCGTGAGCGGCACCCCGTCCATGAGCACCGAAAGACCTCCATGCAACAGCACGTCAAATCGCCGGCCCTGGCGCTCGCCCGCCTCGTCCTGGCCTCCGGCCGCTCGGTGGATCTCGCCGAGCTGCGGTTCACGTCGACGTACGGCGACCTGCTGGAGGGCTATCCCTGCAAGCCGGTGAACGACCTGCGGATCCGAGGGCTGCTGCGCGCCGCCGAGCGGGCCCGCCCCGGCACGCCGGTGCACCTGGTCCCGCCGCCGCGCACATACCCCGACCAGTACGCCGGCGGCCTCGGGCCCGTCGAGGTCCTGCCCGCCGTGGCCTGCGTCGGCACGTTCCACTCCACGGCTCTCGATCCGGCCCGCGACCCGGTCGCGTACCGCTCCCGTCTCACCGTTGTCTGGTTCCAGGCCACGCCTCGCCTGCCGTCGGGCTGCGACGCCGAGCCCGCGCTGCGGGACCTGGACTGGACGGGACTGGCCCGGGACGCCCGGGCGCTTGCGTAGGGTCGTACGATGAACGTTTCCCGCACTCAACTGCTGCGCTGGCAGCTCGAGTTGACCTGGTCGTTGTTCGAGTACCACCTGGAGCGGCTGGAGCCGGAGGACTTCCTCTGGGAGCCCGCGCCGCTCTGCTGGACGATGCGCCCGGGCCCCGACGGCACCTGGGTACCGGACTGGGCGGAGACCGAGCCCGACCCCGTTCCCGTCCCCACCGTCGCCTGGGTGAGCTGGCACATCGGCTGGTGGTGGAGCGTGGCCCTCGACCACGCCCAGGGCCGCCCGCCCCGCGACCGCACGGACGTCGTATGGCCCGGCGAGGGCACACCGACCATCGAGTGGCTGCGCGGCCTGCGCACGCAGTGGCTGGCCGTGCTGGACGGTCTCACGGACTCCGACCTGGAGGCCACGGCACCGTTCCCCTGGCCGAACGACCCCCAGTACACCGTCGCGCACATGGCGGCCTGGGTGAACGCGGAACTGATGAAGAACGTGACCGAGATCGGCCAACTGCGAATGCTGCGCGCGGCGTCGGCCTGAGCAGGCCCGCGATGCCGCTGTAGGTCCTACGTCTGAAACACCCCGTGCCGCTGCTCTGCTCGTCGCGCTCGTCACGCCGTTCTCCCAGGGCGCCTCTGCGCTCGCCGGGATGGCCCAGCCGTTCTACAACGCGTTCGGCCAGGCCGTGTCACCGGGTCCGAGGGCCTAGCCGAGCGGCGCGGCCGGGCGGTGCGTGACATCGTGGTGGCATGAACATCGACGTTCGGCCGGCCACGGTCTTCGAGGACGTCCGTGCGGTGCTGGGGCCCAAGTCGCCCGGTGCGAACGTCTGCTGGTGCCTGAGCTACCGGATCCCCTCCAAGCTCAACAACGAACTGCGCGGCCCGGCCCGAGGCGA
The genomic region above belongs to Streptomyces coeruleorubidus and contains:
- a CDS encoding long-chain fatty acid--CoA ligase yields the protein MPPREDAVLSTMQDVPLLISRILTHGSTIHGTSQVTTWTGEDEPHRRSFAEIGARAAQLAHALREDLGVADDDRVATLMWNNAEHVEAYFAIPSMGAVLHTLNLRLPPEQLAWIVNHAADRVIIANGSLLPLLAPLLPHLKTVEHVVVSGPGDRSLLADATARVHEFDDLIAGKPTSYDWPELDEGQAASMCYTSGTTGDPKGVVYSHRSIYLHSMQVNMAQSMGLTDEDTSLVVVPQFHVNAWGLPHATFMTGVNLLMPDRFLQPAPLAAMIESEKPTHAAAVPTIWQGLLAELTAHPRDVSSLTQVTIGGSACPPSLMEAFDKLGMRVCHAWGMTETSPLGTIARPPAGAVGTEEEFAYRLTQGRFPAGVEARLTGPGGERLPWDGESAGELEVRGPWIAGAYYNGPDADPLRPADKFSEDGWLKTGDVGTISPDGYLTLTDRAKDVIKSGGEWISSVELENALMSHPEVAEAAVVAVPDDKWGERPLATVVLKEGATATFETLRAFLADEGKIAKWQLPERWTVIEAVPKTSVGKFDKKVLRRQYAEGELDVTRL
- a CDS encoding SigE family RNA polymerase sigma factor yields the protein MTTLVCTSASKAAAPAAQTLPYPSFSSYVRARQPVLLRTARSLTGNPSDAEDLLQTALAKTYVAWERIEDHRALDGYVRRALLNTRTSQWRKRKVDEFACDELPEPEPVPGGDDPAEQQALRDAMWRAIMRLPARQRAMVVLRYYEDLSEVQTAEVLGVSVGTVKSAVSRALGKLREDAELGLVRS
- a CDS encoding lipid-transfer protein; translation: MSLRGRDGLGGRAAVAGIGATEFSKDSGRSELRLAVEAVHAALADAGLTPADVDGMVTFTMDTSPEITVAQAAGIGELSFFSRIHYGGGAACATVQQAALAIAAGVADVVVCYRAFNERSGRRFGSGVRHREPSAEGAALGWALPFGLLTPASWVAMAAQRYLHTYGLTPEAFGHVAVVDRRYAATNPAAYFHGRPITLADHAASRWIAEPLRLLDCCQETDGGQALVVTSVERARDLPHPPAVIAAAAQGAGRAQEQMTSFYRDDLTGLPETAVVARQLWRTSGLAPADIDVGILYDHFTPFVLMQLEEFGFCGPGEAPDFVAEERVPLNTHGGQLGEAYLHGMNGVAEAVRQIRGTAVNPIPGAERVLVTAGTGVPTSGLVLTADSQG
- a CDS encoding MaoC family dehydratase, which gives rise to MNAGDRLPPLEIPITRTLIVAGAIASRDYQDVHHDPEPARRKGSPDIFMNILTTNGLVGRYITDHFGPRAELRRVAIRLGAPNHPGDTMVLTGTVEEADGDLVTVRVVGANGIGEHVMGTVTVRVPG
- a CDS encoding bifunctional MaoC family dehydratase N-terminal/OB-fold nucleic acid binding domain-containing protein encodes the protein MTGEPEVHDEFEARLKAYEGRPAAATGVGRDLVNEPMIRHWCEAMGDTNPAYTGPDAIAPPTMLQAWTMAGLSRRPERTAAYEELLGLLDESGHDAVVATDCEQEYLRPLRPGDEITFDSVIESVSGRKTTKLGTGYFVTTRTDVRAGGELAGTHRFRILKYAPARRPKALSAPKERRPRPVVNRDNAGFWEGVARHELLIQRCTGCGTLRFPWLPGCNSCGCLEWDTVEASGEGTVYSYVVMHHPPFPAFTASDHAAAAAGPYAVGLIELAEGVRIISNVVGVPYDKVRIGMPVRLEFRRYDDELVLPVFQGVTR
- a CDS encoding bifunctional DNA primase/polymerase, with translation MATTDRQATTLALAHALSAAERGLAVIPLSRTKLPALRSPHRDDPAPSPCHGECGRLGHGVYDASSDPARIRELFAAAPWATGYGIACGLPPHHLIGIDLDVKTGTDSSAALRELALRHLFTIPPTVVVVTPSGGRHLWLSGPADVVVPNSAGRLAPGIDIRGAGGYLVGPGSRTGQGVYAAAPGTAQLAPAPCPRSLLRLLLPPPRAHHPTPPATGGHGQGLVQFVLAAHEGQRNTRLFWAACRAYEDGIGPALVDALVEAALNTGLSEREARATIASAARMTGHRP
- a CDS encoding DinB family protein, whose translation is MNVSRTQLLRWQLELTWSLFEYHLERLEPEDFLWEPAPLCWTMRPGPDGTWVPDWAETEPDPVPVPTVAWVSWHIGWWWSVALDHAQGRPPRDRTDVVWPGEGTPTIEWLRGLRTQWLAVLDGLTDSDLEATAPFPWPNDPQYTVAHMAAWVNAELMKNVTEIGQLRMLRAASA